From Microbacterium pseudoresistens, the proteins below share one genomic window:
- a CDS encoding acetate--CoA ligase family protein, whose product MAVSSDSIRTLFDPKHIALVGAQEGGFTEVIRRNLSSNGFRGTTQFVNPSRDEVWGERVYASLSALPQPPEHVAVLVSAKHVPTVIEEAIAVGAKSATVYASEIGGASEGPEAELAAQIGAAIAGADFAMTGPNCLGNFAAQTGFANLTAKIELVPDPAPIAVVGQSGGVILFAARALHKRGAPIAYAVTTGNELGSTTADFIEYFADDEGVRVIMVFLEAIRDREAFIRACVAARRTGTSVVAVKIGGTDEVRESAKAHTGALVGSIEAFDALCEDLGVIRAHTLEEGIELLNLLGHAKRPRNDGVAAVVYSGGLRSLILEAAEEHGVEFAALRDETVSELEALLPMGGHVGNPLDIGFLGLTRPEVFSRCVQILTEAPEFGTVLVQENLPDNARTPRSGGYLRRIEDIARKTDTSISAFSLLKESVTGYGAQFRRELRDVGVLQGVDDAIAALARERASRQPSAGQLAMTAPTKAAVATIDQVSSRPDAVASEPEGKALLKEFGITVPPEFVAHSESELLAAAGAVGYPVVLKAVTAEVTHKSDLGLVELGIADERALVDAYARIAQASSRSHVALEGVLVTPMFSGGVELILGAKYDVEVGHVVMVGSGGLLTELHDDIVIGRAESMTTDRAEALLRRTKIVRVLEGYRGGPAYDVAAVTAAMTRMAEMVTALPQVQVIEVNPLLALRAGRGAVALDVVLSLGDRTERS is encoded by the coding sequence ATGGCAGTCAGCAGCGACAGTATCCGTACACTCTTCGATCCGAAGCACATCGCGCTCGTCGGCGCACAGGAAGGCGGCTTCACTGAAGTGATTCGGAGGAACCTTAGCTCGAACGGCTTCCGCGGCACGACGCAGTTCGTGAATCCGTCACGAGATGAGGTATGGGGGGAGCGTGTGTACGCGTCCCTGAGCGCACTGCCGCAACCGCCGGAGCATGTCGCCGTGCTCGTAAGTGCGAAGCACGTGCCCACGGTCATCGAAGAGGCCATCGCCGTCGGAGCCAAGAGCGCAACCGTCTATGCATCGGAGATCGGCGGCGCAAGCGAAGGGCCCGAGGCTGAGCTGGCTGCACAGATCGGGGCAGCCATCGCGGGGGCGGATTTCGCGATGACTGGTCCCAACTGCCTAGGCAACTTCGCGGCGCAAACGGGATTCGCCAATCTGACCGCGAAGATCGAACTCGTGCCCGATCCTGCGCCAATCGCGGTCGTCGGGCAAAGTGGGGGCGTCATACTCTTCGCGGCTCGAGCTCTTCACAAGCGCGGCGCACCGATCGCCTACGCCGTGACGACGGGCAATGAGCTCGGGAGCACGACGGCCGACTTCATCGAGTACTTCGCCGACGATGAGGGTGTGCGCGTGATCATGGTCTTCTTGGAGGCGATTCGCGATCGCGAGGCCTTCATTCGCGCATGCGTCGCCGCGCGCCGCACCGGAACTTCTGTCGTGGCCGTCAAGATCGGCGGCACCGACGAGGTGAGGGAATCCGCGAAGGCGCATACCGGAGCGCTCGTCGGCTCGATCGAGGCATTCGACGCACTCTGCGAAGACTTGGGAGTCATCCGTGCACATACTCTCGAAGAGGGCATCGAACTGCTGAACCTGCTCGGCCACGCCAAGAGGCCACGAAATGACGGCGTGGCCGCGGTCGTGTACTCCGGCGGACTCCGATCGCTGATCCTCGAAGCCGCTGAAGAACACGGCGTCGAGTTCGCTGCGTTGCGCGACGAAACCGTCTCGGAGCTTGAGGCACTGCTGCCGATGGGCGGACACGTGGGAAACCCCCTGGACATCGGCTTCCTCGGACTGACGAGACCGGAGGTCTTCAGCAGATGCGTGCAGATACTCACAGAGGCGCCGGAGTTCGGAACAGTCCTTGTCCAAGAGAATCTCCCCGACAATGCGCGGACGCCTCGATCCGGTGGATATCTGCGCCGCATCGAGGACATCGCCCGCAAGACGGACACGTCAATCTCCGCGTTTTCGCTGCTGAAAGAGAGCGTGACCGGCTATGGAGCGCAGTTCCGGCGGGAGCTTCGCGATGTCGGCGTTCTGCAAGGCGTCGACGACGCGATCGCCGCCTTGGCTAGGGAGCGCGCCAGCCGTCAACCGTCCGCGGGACAGCTCGCGATGACCGCACCGACGAAGGCTGCCGTAGCCACCATCGACCAGGTCTCATCACGACCGGATGCGGTGGCTTCCGAACCAGAAGGAAAGGCGCTTCTGAAAGAGTTCGGGATCACCGTCCCTCCCGAGTTCGTCGCGCACAGCGAGTCGGAACTCCTGGCCGCCGCCGGCGCAGTGGGCTATCCGGTGGTGTTGAAGGCTGTCACCGCCGAAGTCACGCACAAGTCCGATCTGGGCCTCGTCGAGCTCGGGATAGCCGACGAACGGGCACTGGTCGACGCCTACGCCCGAATCGCGCAGGCCTCCTCCCGATCACACGTCGCGCTCGAAGGAGTGCTCGTCACTCCAATGTTCTCAGGCGGAGTGGAACTGATCCTCGGCGCGAAATACGACGTGGAAGTCGGCCACGTCGTCATGGTTGGAAGCGGCGGATTGCTGACCGAACTGCATGACGACATCGTCATCGGCCGCGCGGAGAGCATGACGACGGATCGCGCGGAGGCACTGCTTCGCCGCACGAAGATCGTTCGTGTGCTCGAAGGGTATCGAGGGGGTCCGGCATACGACGTTGCCGCCGTCACAGCGGCGATGACGCGGATGGCCGAAATGGTCACCGCTCTTCCTCAAGTGCAAGTGATCGAGGTGAATCCTCTGCTCGCGCTGCGCGCCGGTCGGGGGGCCGTCGCGCTTGATGTCGTACTGTCTCTGGGCGATCGCACGGAGAGGAGCTGA
- a CDS encoding NAD(P)/FAD-dependent oxidoreductase, translating to MDHVQSHAARGRTLVIGAGQAGLQVASSLRELGDLDPITVVGGEAHLPYQRPPLSKAFLAGQAASPDLTLRHADFYDLHDIAIQSGMWIDSITLDDENGSSGTATTSDGETIGFSRLAFTLGGTPRRMSVPGADLAGIHYLRTIDDATALRAELDAADHVAIVGGGFIGLEIAATATAKGKDVTVLEALDRLMARAVAPEMSRFYADAHTRRGTRIELNATVTSFHGADGRVTGVGLSDGRAIKAEVVVVGIGLLPHTELASSIGLADARGIRVDQAGRTRIGGIVAAGDCALTAHPVHGEIRIESVPNAIAQAKSAAAALLGREPGKPPVPWFWSDQADLKLQMAGLSMGYDHAVVRGQPGSEQFSTLYYRDGEIVSVESVNSPRDYMTVRRILEVGGNIPVEAAGDLKIPLKDHLQR from the coding sequence ATGGACCACGTTCAGTCGCATGCTGCCCGCGGGCGAACCCTCGTCATCGGCGCTGGGCAAGCCGGACTTCAGGTCGCGTCCAGCCTCCGCGAACTCGGCGACCTCGATCCGATCACCGTCGTCGGCGGCGAGGCCCACCTCCCCTACCAGCGACCGCCCCTGTCCAAGGCCTTCCTGGCCGGACAGGCGGCATCCCCGGATCTGACACTGCGTCACGCCGACTTCTACGACCTCCACGACATCGCCATCCAGAGCGGGATGTGGATCGACTCGATCACCCTGGACGATGAGAACGGCAGCTCCGGAACCGCGACGACCAGCGACGGAGAGACGATCGGATTCTCACGTCTTGCGTTCACCCTGGGCGGTACTCCTCGTCGGATGAGCGTTCCCGGAGCCGACCTGGCGGGCATCCACTATCTGCGGACGATCGACGACGCGACTGCCTTGCGCGCCGAACTCGACGCCGCAGACCACGTGGCCATCGTCGGCGGCGGCTTCATCGGCCTGGAGATCGCCGCGACCGCGACGGCAAAGGGCAAGGACGTGACAGTCCTGGAAGCGCTCGACCGCTTGATGGCCCGCGCCGTCGCACCGGAGATGTCACGGTTCTACGCGGATGCCCACACGCGGCGCGGAACCCGGATCGAGCTGAATGCCACCGTCACCAGCTTCCACGGCGCCGACGGCCGCGTCACCGGGGTCGGGCTCAGCGACGGCCGAGCCATCAAAGCCGAGGTGGTCGTCGTCGGCATCGGGCTGCTCCCTCACACGGAACTAGCATCCTCGATTGGGCTTGCGGATGCGCGAGGGATCAGGGTCGACCAAGCCGGCCGCACGCGAATCGGGGGAATCGTGGCGGCGGGCGACTGCGCTCTCACAGCCCACCCCGTACATGGCGAGATCCGAATCGAGTCGGTGCCGAACGCGATCGCTCAGGCGAAGTCTGCGGCGGCTGCCCTGCTGGGGCGTGAACCGGGGAAGCCGCCCGTGCCCTGGTTCTGGTCGGACCAAGCGGATCTGAAGCTGCAGATGGCGGGGCTTTCCATGGGATACGACCATGCCGTCGTGCGCGGTCAGCCGGGTAGCGAGCAGTTCTCCACGCTGTACTACCGCGACGGCGAGATCGTCTCCGTCGAGTCCGTGAACAGCCCCCGCGACTATATGACGGTTCGCCGAATCCTCGAGGTCGGCGGAAACATCCCGGTCGAGGCAGCGGGCGACCTGAAGATTCCGTTGAAGGATCATCTACAGCGCTGA
- a CDS encoding enoyl-CoA hydratase/isomerase family protein — protein MNATSADDPVRVALDSNGVLRVDLNRPEARNAMNRAVIDRLLDVADRAERDPSVRVILLRGEGAGFCAGHDLREHDESSPAEHLNRELRDRLNVRWSDVPVPTIVAMHGFALGSGLMLALACDLRIAAEGLEVSLPESRIGMFPALGGTTLLTRIIGPTRASLMVLTGARYDAATAAEWGLVTQVVPKDEVAATAEQLADVLAENAPLSMRFAKKVIRDAENLDLMTAHRQESMLNTIIRTSEDRREGIAAFREKRKPRFRGA, from the coding sequence ATGAACGCGACCTCCGCCGACGACCCGGTCCGGGTCGCGCTCGACTCGAACGGAGTTCTCCGTGTCGATCTCAACCGGCCCGAGGCACGGAACGCGATGAATCGCGCCGTCATCGATCGGCTTCTCGATGTCGCCGATCGCGCAGAACGCGACCCCTCGGTTCGCGTCATACTGCTCCGTGGTGAGGGAGCCGGCTTCTGCGCTGGCCACGACCTGCGAGAGCACGACGAATCGTCACCGGCGGAGCATCTGAACCGTGAACTGCGCGATCGGCTAAACGTCCGATGGTCGGACGTCCCGGTGCCGACCATCGTCGCGATGCATGGCTTCGCTCTCGGGAGTGGTCTCATGCTCGCGCTCGCGTGTGATCTGCGGATCGCCGCAGAGGGACTGGAGGTCTCCCTCCCGGAGTCCCGGATCGGTATGTTTCCCGCGCTCGGCGGAACGACCCTCCTCACCAGAATCATCGGACCGACCCGAGCATCGCTGATGGTGCTCACGGGTGCACGCTACGATGCCGCAACCGCTGCCGAGTGGGGGCTGGTCACTCAGGTGGTTCCCAAAGACGAGGTTGCCGCGACGGCGGAACAACTCGCCGACGTCCTGGCTGAGAACGCTCCGCTGAGCATGAGATTCGCGAAAAAGGTCATCCGGGACGCGGAGAACCTCGATCTGATGACCGCACATCGTCAAGAATCGATGCTCAACACGATCATCCGCACGTCCGAAGATCGAAGAGAAGGCATCGCAGCGTTTCGGGAGAAGAGAAAGCCGCGGTTCCGAGGCGCGTGA
- a CDS encoding FadR/GntR family transcriptional regulator, protein MSDTPSTVPPKPRFNRVTVDRASQVIVDQIKQLIQDGSLRPGDRLPNERELCQQFGVSRVTVREALRVLEATGLIQVRVGAQGGSFLTAPSPELVGDNLAQLLSLSPITAAAVTEARQIFELGVLPLAIERATPEDIVELRQLVADAKAANAEGIYSTDMSAAFHVRLAGCTHNPAIEAMMHSFRGSLLLSLHEAKNSAANTGTKGVSEHGAIIDALEAKDLDGARTILERHLKRTAARLARVKE, encoded by the coding sequence TTGTCTGACACACCCTCCACCGTGCCCCCGAAGCCACGCTTCAACCGGGTGACCGTAGACCGTGCGTCTCAGGTGATCGTCGACCAGATCAAGCAGTTGATCCAAGACGGAAGCTTGCGCCCCGGAGACCGCCTCCCGAACGAGCGCGAGCTCTGTCAGCAGTTCGGTGTCAGCCGGGTCACGGTGCGCGAAGCACTCCGTGTGCTCGAGGCGACGGGCCTGATCCAGGTACGAGTCGGCGCCCAGGGAGGTTCGTTCCTGACGGCGCCGTCACCGGAACTCGTCGGCGACAATCTCGCGCAACTGCTCTCGCTGTCTCCGATCACGGCAGCCGCGGTCACCGAAGCTCGCCAGATCTTCGAACTGGGCGTCCTCCCGCTGGCCATTGAGCGCGCAACACCAGAGGATATCGTCGAGCTTCGCCAGCTCGTCGCCGATGCCAAGGCGGCGAACGCGGAGGGAATCTACTCCACAGACATGTCCGCGGCATTTCACGTGCGGTTGGCCGGATGCACGCACAACCCGGCGATCGAGGCGATGATGCACAGCTTCCGCGGCTCCCTGCTTCTGTCACTTCACGAGGCCAAGAACTCGGCGGCCAACACGGGCACCAAGGGTGTCAGCGAGCACGGCGCAATTATCGATGCCCTTGAGGCCAAAGATCTCGACGGTGCGCGAACGATCCTCGAGCGACACCTGAAGAGAACAGCAGCGCGCCTCGCTCGCGTCAAGGAATGA